One genomic segment of Nocardia spumae includes these proteins:
- a CDS encoding acyl-CoA dehydrogenase family protein, with product MSAVMSRGDVLDLRPAELPAEVAGLRTQVRDFLAEQSAAGRFVSMPDSWIIGADLDFTRELGARGWLGMTVPQRYGGGGRSSLERFVVIEELLAAGAPVAAHWVADRQVAPSLLSFGSEPQKQRYLPAIASGECIFAIGLSEPDTGSDLASVRTRAVPTDGGWLVTGTKIWTSGAHLAHAILALVRTGDGGKSRHEGLTQMLIPVPDERITIRPIISLTGGHHFNEVVFDEVFVPDDMVLGQVGAGWKQVGSELAFERSGPERILSTIPLLRLLAERELLDAATLGRLVSRLWSLREMSIAIAVSLSAGRAPDTAAALVKDLGTLFEREVIDAARATGVEPDPSSDEPLSRMLAYAIASSPTSTLRGGTNEILRGIVARALGVR from the coding sequence ATGAGTGCGGTAATGAGTCGCGGCGACGTGCTCGACTTGCGGCCCGCGGAATTGCCGGCCGAGGTGGCCGGATTGCGTACGCAGGTGCGCGATTTCCTGGCCGAGCAGTCCGCCGCCGGGAGATTCGTGTCGATGCCCGACAGCTGGATCATCGGCGCCGACCTCGACTTCACGCGTGAGCTGGGCGCACGTGGCTGGCTCGGTATGACGGTCCCGCAGCGCTACGGCGGCGGCGGACGGTCATCGCTCGAGCGGTTCGTTGTCATCGAGGAGCTACTCGCGGCGGGCGCCCCGGTGGCCGCACACTGGGTCGCGGACCGGCAGGTCGCTCCGAGCCTGCTGAGCTTCGGCTCCGAACCACAAAAGCAGCGCTACCTGCCCGCAATCGCTTCGGGTGAGTGTATTTTCGCGATCGGCCTGAGCGAGCCCGACACCGGATCCGATCTGGCGTCGGTGCGTACCAGAGCGGTTCCCACCGATGGAGGCTGGCTGGTTACCGGCACGAAAATCTGGACCAGCGGAGCGCATCTCGCGCATGCCATTCTGGCGCTGGTGCGTACCGGTGATGGCGGCAAGAGCCGGCACGAGGGCCTGACCCAGATGCTGATCCCGGTGCCCGACGAACGGATCACGATCCGCCCGATCATCTCGCTGACCGGCGGCCACCACTTCAACGAGGTGGTGTTCGACGAGGTGTTCGTCCCCGACGACATGGTCTTGGGGCAGGTGGGTGCGGGCTGGAAGCAGGTCGGCAGCGAGCTCGCGTTCGAACGCAGCGGCCCGGAGCGAATTCTGAGCACCATACCCCTGCTACGTCTGCTCGCCGAGCGTGAGTTGCTCGATGCCGCGACACTCGGACGGCTGGTGTCGCGGCTCTGGTCGCTGCGCGAAATGTCCATCGCGATCGCCGTCTCACTCAGCGCGGGCCGCGCGCCGGACACAGCAGCCGCCCTGGTCAAGGACCTGGGCACTCTATTCGAGCGGGAGGTTATCGACGCGGCCCGCGCCACCGGCGTCGAACCCGATCCGAGCTCCGACGAGCCGCTGTCGCGCATGCTCGCCTACGCGATCGCCAGTTCACCGACCTCGACGCTGCGCGGCGGAACCAACGAGATTCTGCGCGGAATCGTCGCGCGGGCACTAGGAGTGCGATGA
- a CDS encoding OB-fold domain-containing protein, protein MTTHSPIGITSYGVHLPIWRVRRGDIGSVLGSGGGRGTRSTAGFDEDSTSMGVEAGRAALRDAQPPRGLVFATATPAYADKTNAAILHAALDLDRSVPAYDFVGASRSAIGALCAAADAAAAGRPTMAVLSDIRTGLPSSAEERDGGDGAAAVVFGDGDQVLAELAGRGSASAEFLDRWRVPGDSSSRVWEERFAEGQYITLAQQAVDTALKDAGITMADVDRVAVAGLHRRAAKAIAKTYARDAALVDDLSDTIGATGTAQPGILLAGALDEAAPGETILLVQIGDGADALVFRATAALPAAREKRAARTVSEQVADGRAIDYQRFLTWRGFLRREAPRRPDPDRPAAPPSARNAEWKFGLAAGRCTECGTRHMPAIRVCRQCHSVDRMERERVAEERATVATFQADLLAYTLSPPLIGAAVDFAGGGRLMCEITDADPATLRIGDEVEMTFRRLYTTADGVHNYFWKARPVRGSVSKEA, encoded by the coding sequence ATGACGACACATTCACCGATCGGGATCACCTCCTACGGTGTGCACCTGCCGATCTGGCGGGTGCGGCGCGGCGACATAGGCTCCGTGCTCGGCTCGGGCGGCGGGCGAGGTACCCGGTCGACCGCCGGATTCGACGAGGATTCCACCTCGATGGGCGTCGAGGCCGGCCGCGCCGCGCTGCGTGACGCACAGCCGCCGCGCGGCCTCGTATTCGCTACCGCCACACCGGCGTACGCGGACAAAACCAATGCCGCGATCCTGCACGCCGCGCTCGATCTCGACCGTTCGGTGCCGGCCTACGACTTCGTGGGAGCGTCCCGCTCGGCGATCGGCGCGCTGTGTGCCGCGGCGGACGCGGCCGCGGCGGGCCGACCGACGATGGCGGTCCTGTCCGACATCCGGACCGGCCTGCCGTCCTCCGCGGAGGAGCGTGACGGCGGTGATGGCGCCGCGGCAGTGGTTTTCGGCGACGGTGACCAAGTGCTCGCCGAGCTGGCCGGCCGGGGGTCCGCCTCGGCGGAATTCCTGGATCGGTGGCGAGTGCCCGGTGATTCGTCGAGCCGGGTATGGGAGGAGCGGTTCGCCGAGGGGCAGTACATCACGCTCGCGCAGCAAGCCGTGGATACCGCGTTGAAGGACGCCGGGATCACGATGGCCGACGTCGACCGGGTCGCGGTGGCCGGTTTGCATCGACGGGCCGCCAAAGCGATCGCCAAGACCTACGCTCGGGACGCGGCACTGGTCGACGATCTGTCCGACACGATCGGTGCCACCGGGACAGCGCAGCCCGGCATTCTGCTCGCCGGTGCGCTGGACGAGGCCGCTCCCGGCGAGACGATCTTGCTCGTCCAGATCGGCGACGGCGCCGACGCCCTGGTTTTCCGCGCTACCGCGGCGCTTCCTGCCGCACGCGAAAAGCGCGCGGCACGCACAGTTTCCGAGCAGGTCGCAGACGGCCGCGCTATCGACTATCAGCGTTTCCTCACCTGGCGCGGTTTTCTGCGCCGGGAGGCGCCGCGCCGCCCGGACCCGGACCGCCCGGCCGCGCCGCCGTCGGCACGCAACGCCGAATGGAAGTTCGGTCTCGCGGCCGGCCGCTGCACCGAGTGCGGAACCAGACATATGCCAGCGATCAGGGTATGCCGTCAGTGTCACAGCGTGGATCGGATGGAACGCGAACGCGTTGCGGAGGAGCGGGCCACGGTGGCGACGTTCCAGGCAGATCTGCTCGCCTACACCCTCAGCCCGCCGCTCATCGGCGCCGCGGTGGACTTCGCGGGCGGGGGTCGCCTGATGTGCGAGATCACCGACGCCGACCCTGCCACCCTGCGCATCGGTGACGAGGTCGAGATGACCTTCCGCCGGCTCTACACCACCGCCGATGGGGTGCACAACTACTTCTGGAAAGCGCGGCCGGTCCGCGGATCCGTCAGCAAGGAGGCCTGA
- a CDS encoding AMP-binding protein has product MNQPLEGEERARPSLVDLLRAVASAVGDREAVVHGDVRRTYAQTVARIDALARMLVSRRGSGVIGRGDRAGMDSGQGNVAVYMYNGPEYIEATFAALGARYAPFNVNYRYTPTELTQIFDDARPAVIVYHACFAPTLAQVLPGLAVEPLLIQVADDSGRALLPGAVEFEAALLEAPEVSLPTSSPDDLLLVYTGGTTGLPKGVMWGQHDMWLATSGGAEFPADVTAAAVGESARQSEGPRLLGAAPFMHGAGLWYMVRVLVRGGLVAIPATASRFDAAEVCELIERERLDTIVLVAEAFANPLVRQVIRRSYRLDCVRLIGLGGGMTSAQTKDALMTAMPHAALFDSVGCTETGGILREEVLPGEAPAAGVFRPLPRACVISEDKRSFLAPGSSQHGWLAARTPLPRGYLHDPAKSATALIDVAGDVVMLTGDRVEYLGDSRVKLLGRDSMTINTGGEKVFAEEVERAARVHPSVQDVLVLGRPHERWGQVIVAVVQLDEPIGDDDLLAAMAGRIARYKLPKAFIRVEQIRRSAAGKADYQWAESVVRQEGVRG; this is encoded by the coding sequence GTGAACCAGCCGCTGGAAGGGGAGGAACGCGCTCGGCCGAGTCTGGTGGACCTGCTGCGCGCGGTCGCTTCGGCGGTAGGTGATCGCGAGGCCGTGGTGCACGGTGATGTGCGGCGGACGTATGCGCAGACCGTTGCGCGCATCGATGCGCTGGCGCGGATGCTGGTCTCCCGACGCGGTTCCGGTGTGATCGGCAGGGGTGATCGCGCCGGGATGGATTCGGGCCAGGGAAACGTCGCGGTGTACATGTACAACGGTCCGGAGTACATCGAGGCCACTTTCGCCGCCCTCGGGGCCCGGTACGCTCCGTTCAACGTCAACTACCGTTATACGCCGACGGAATTGACGCAGATCTTCGACGATGCGCGTCCAGCTGTGATCGTGTACCACGCATGTTTCGCACCGACATTGGCCCAGGTACTGCCCGGATTGGCAGTCGAGCCGCTGCTGATTCAGGTTGCCGATGATTCCGGGCGGGCATTGCTGCCAGGTGCGGTGGAATTCGAGGCCGCGTTGCTCGAAGCACCCGAGGTCTCGCTGCCGACGTCGTCACCGGATGATCTGCTGTTGGTCTACACCGGCGGAACCACCGGGTTGCCCAAAGGCGTGATGTGGGGGCAGCACGACATGTGGCTGGCCACCAGCGGTGGAGCCGAGTTCCCCGCAGACGTCACCGCCGCCGCGGTCGGAGAATCGGCCCGGCAATCCGAAGGTCCGCGTCTACTCGGTGCCGCACCCTTCATGCACGGTGCCGGACTGTGGTACATGGTGCGCGTCCTGGTGCGCGGGGGACTGGTCGCCATACCCGCGACGGCGAGCAGGTTCGATGCTGCCGAGGTATGTGAACTGATCGAGCGCGAGCGTCTGGACACCATTGTCCTCGTCGCGGAGGCGTTCGCGAATCCTCTGGTCCGTCAGGTGATCCGGCGAAGTTACCGGCTCGATTGCGTCCGGCTCATCGGGCTAGGCGGCGGAATGACCAGCGCGCAGACCAAAGACGCACTGATGACGGCGATGCCCCATGCCGCACTTTTCGACTCCGTGGGGTGCACGGAGACGGGAGGAATCCTGCGCGAGGAGGTACTGCCGGGGGAAGCCCCGGCGGCAGGTGTCTTTCGACCCTTGCCACGCGCCTGCGTGATCAGCGAGGACAAGCGTTCCTTTCTGGCACCGGGATCATCGCAACACGGCTGGCTGGCGGCCCGTACTCCGCTGCCGCGCGGCTATCTTCACGATCCGGCGAAGTCCGCGACGGCACTGATCGACGTGGCGGGCGATGTTGTGATGCTGACCGGAGATCGAGTGGAGTACCTCGGCGATAGCCGCGTGAAGTTACTCGGGCGCGACTCGATGACCATCAACACCGGCGGCGAGAAGGTCTTCGCAGAGGAGGTCGAGCGCGCCGCGCGGGTGCACCCGAGCGTGCAGGATGTTCTGGTTCTCGGCCGTCCGCACGAGCGGTGGGGCCAGGTGATCGTCGCGGTCGTGCAACTGGACGAGCCGATCGGCGACGACGACCTGTTGGCCGCGATGGCCGGTCGAATCGCGCGATACAAGTTGCCGAAGGCATTCATCCGAGTCGAGCAGATCCGTCGGTCCGCCGCGGGCAAAGCGGACTATCAGTGGGCCGAATCGGTGGTACGACAGGAAGGGGTACGCGGATGA
- a CDS encoding acetyl-CoA acetyltransferase codes for MATHGIRDQVAIVGMGCTPFAEHWNKSAEDLLVDANAEALASAGIAQADVDAYWLGTMGSGFSGQLLSRTLKLDYKPVTRVENFCATGSEAFRNACYAVASGAIDVAMAIGVEKLKDSGYSGLTSAAPPHDGTAAAITAPAAFGLLAPAYANATGIDDDTLKEVITRIAWKNHYNGARNPRAQFRTELSMDAIRNSPKVSGMLGVLDCSGVSDGSAAAIIVRAEDAYEYTDKPIFVKALSMVAGPGDGPMDPTFDYTSIREVIKCAEAAYAEAGITDPRNEFALAEVHDCFTPTELVLMEDLGFSERGKAWRDVLDGKFDLTGELPVNPDGGLKSFGHPIGASGLRMLFECWLQLRQEAPAERQIASIVSGERTLGLTHNLGGRPGDCVSFISVVGNEPVAG; via the coding sequence ATGGCTACACACGGAATTCGCGACCAGGTCGCGATTGTCGGAATGGGATGCACCCCTTTCGCCGAGCACTGGAACAAGAGCGCCGAAGACCTGCTGGTCGACGCGAACGCCGAGGCGCTGGCCTCGGCCGGCATCGCCCAGGCCGATGTGGACGCCTACTGGCTCGGCACGATGGGCTCCGGTTTCTCCGGCCAATTGCTCTCACGCACACTGAAACTCGATTACAAGCCGGTCACCCGGGTGGAGAACTTCTGCGCCACGGGCTCGGAAGCATTCCGCAACGCCTGCTACGCGGTGGCCTCCGGCGCCATCGATGTGGCGATGGCGATCGGCGTGGAGAAGCTGAAGGACTCCGGCTACTCGGGCCTGACCTCGGCGGCCCCGCCACACGACGGCACCGCGGCCGCGATCACGGCACCGGCCGCTTTCGGCCTGCTGGCGCCGGCCTACGCCAACGCGACCGGGATCGACGACGACACCCTGAAAGAGGTCATTACCCGCATCGCCTGGAAGAACCACTACAACGGCGCGCGCAATCCGCGCGCGCAGTTCCGCACGGAGCTGTCGATGGATGCGATCCGCAACAGCCCCAAAGTGTCCGGCATGCTCGGAGTGCTGGACTGCTCCGGGGTATCCGACGGCTCAGCCGCAGCGATCATCGTGCGCGCCGAGGACGCCTACGAGTACACCGACAAGCCGATCTTCGTGAAGGCGCTGTCCATGGTCGCCGGCCCCGGTGACGGGCCGATGGACCCCACCTTCGATTACACCTCGATCCGTGAGGTGATCAAGTGCGCCGAAGCCGCCTACGCCGAGGCCGGTATCACCGATCCGCGCAACGAGTTCGCGCTGGCCGAGGTGCACGACTGCTTCACTCCGACCGAGCTGGTCCTGATGGAGGACCTGGGATTCAGTGAGCGCGGAAAAGCGTGGCGCGATGTGCTCGACGGAAAGTTCGACCTGACCGGCGAACTGCCGGTGAACCCGGACGGTGGCCTGAAGAGCTTCGGTCACCCGATCGGCGCGTCCGGGCTTCGGATGCTGTTCGAATGCTGGCTGCAGTTGCGCCAGGAGGCCCCGGCGGAACGCCAGATCGCCTCGATCGTCAGCGGTGAACGCACGCTCGGCCTGACCCACAACCTCGGTGGTCGTCCGGGCGATTGCGTGAGCTTCATCTCTGTCGTCGGCAATGAACCAGTCGCTGGTTAG
- a CDS encoding acyl-CoA dehydrogenase family protein yields the protein MERSIFDQDHDDFRATVRKFLETEVAPNMTEWEAAGVLPKDIFVRFGDMGLAGLNIPEEYGGGGVSDFRFNAVVVEETQLTYSSLGGLGVHTNIVTPYFLHCGNEEQKRRWLPDVAAGRKMCSIAMTEPGAGSDLSGIKTTAVRDGDDWIINGAKTFITGGINADLVIVACRTSKDESDRRGGLSLIVVEDGMPGFRKGRKLEKLGTRSIDTAELSFEDVRVPNANLLGEEGKGFSYLTFNLVQERLTQSVSAVATAQAALNAALPYVKDRKVFGQSVASFQNTKFVLADCATEVEAGQALIDKAIVTYNEGKLTVADVAKVKLFVTEMAGRVVDKCLQLHGGYGYMLEYPIARLYADIRLSRIAAGSSEIMKTVIAKSLSL from the coding sequence ATGGAACGCAGCATTTTCGACCAGGACCACGACGACTTTCGCGCTACCGTGCGCAAGTTCCTCGAGACCGAAGTCGCGCCCAATATGACCGAATGGGAGGCGGCCGGAGTTCTTCCGAAGGACATTTTCGTGCGCTTCGGTGATATGGGACTGGCGGGCCTGAACATTCCCGAGGAGTACGGCGGCGGTGGCGTGAGCGACTTCCGGTTCAATGCCGTCGTCGTCGAGGAAACACAACTCACCTACTCGAGCCTCGGTGGGCTCGGTGTGCACACCAATATCGTCACGCCCTATTTCCTGCACTGCGGGAACGAGGAGCAGAAACGGCGGTGGCTGCCCGATGTCGCGGCAGGCAGGAAGATGTGTTCGATCGCGATGACCGAACCGGGCGCGGGCTCGGATCTGTCCGGCATCAAGACCACCGCGGTGCGTGACGGTGACGACTGGATCATCAACGGCGCCAAGACGTTCATCACCGGCGGCATCAACGCCGATCTGGTGATCGTCGCCTGCCGTACCTCCAAGGACGAATCCGATCGCCGCGGCGGCCTCAGCCTGATCGTCGTCGAGGACGGTATGCCCGGATTCCGCAAGGGCCGCAAACTCGAGAAGCTCGGCACCCGCTCCATCGACACCGCCGAGCTGTCGTTCGAGGACGTGCGGGTACCCAACGCCAATCTCCTCGGCGAGGAGGGAAAGGGATTCAGCTACCTGACTTTCAACCTGGTGCAGGAGCGGCTCACGCAGTCCGTCTCCGCGGTGGCGACCGCCCAGGCGGCATTGAACGCGGCGCTTCCCTATGTGAAGGACCGCAAGGTCTTCGGACAGAGTGTGGCGTCGTTCCAGAACACCAAGTTCGTGCTCGCGGACTGCGCGACCGAGGTCGAGGCCGGCCAAGCGCTCATCGACAAGGCGATCGTGACCTACAACGAAGGCAAGCTCACCGTCGCGGACGTGGCGAAGGTCAAGCTGTTCGTCACCGAAATGGCCGGGCGCGTGGTGGACAAGTGCCTGCAGCTGCACGGTGGGTACGGCTACATGCTGGAGTATCCGATTGCGCGCCTGTACGCCGACATCCGGCTCTCCCGGATCGCCGCCGGCTCCAGTGAGATCATGAAAACCGTTATCGCGAAGAGCCTTTCGCTGTGA
- a CDS encoding acyl-CoA dehydrogenase family protein, which yields MRTDEQLLADTADKTFRQCAEGPQAWRLIEELGLTRIGIAEELGGSGGDAEQARIVLRSAAYHAVALPLAETLWLAAPLLADARLPIPDGPLTVASAAIGQFRVRPNLSGSSWQLDGVLRRVPWARSASRIVVAADDRVCLVDPSDCRITHGANLAGEPRDEVYLDGVTVDADDLGSLPYRVDLRERGALARSVQIGGAAQRALDHSLEYATQRVQFGRPIAAFQAVQQYLAQMAGEVAAANLSVASAVHKTAGRPNGAHLVATARVNACRAAGIVAELAHQVHGAIGTTREHDLRLATTRLWSWREEFGGEAEWARVLGDKASADGDPWHLVTRYEAPYTA from the coding sequence ATGAGGACCGACGAGCAACTGCTCGCCGACACCGCGGACAAGACCTTCAGGCAATGCGCCGAAGGACCGCAGGCCTGGCGACTGATCGAAGAACTGGGGCTCACGAGGATCGGGATCGCCGAGGAACTCGGCGGCAGTGGCGGCGACGCCGAACAGGCCCGAATCGTGTTGCGCAGCGCGGCATATCACGCCGTCGCGCTTCCACTCGCGGAGACACTGTGGCTCGCCGCGCCCTTGCTCGCCGACGCGAGGCTGCCGATCCCGGACGGTCCCCTGACGGTGGCGAGCGCCGCCATCGGCCAATTCCGGGTCCGTCCGAACCTGAGCGGGTCGAGTTGGCAACTGGACGGCGTCTTGCGTCGAGTTCCCTGGGCGCGCAGCGCTTCTCGTATCGTCGTCGCTGCCGACGACCGCGTCTGTCTGGTGGATCCTTCCGACTGCCGAATCACGCATGGCGCGAATCTGGCCGGTGAACCCCGGGATGAGGTGTACCTCGACGGCGTCACCGTGGACGCCGACGACCTGGGAAGTTTGCCCTACCGGGTGGACCTGCGCGAACGTGGCGCGCTGGCGCGAAGCGTGCAGATCGGTGGCGCGGCGCAGCGGGCTCTCGACCACAGTCTGGAGTACGCCACACAGCGTGTGCAGTTCGGACGGCCGATCGCGGCCTTCCAGGCTGTCCAGCAGTATCTCGCTCAGATGGCCGGTGAGGTAGCCGCTGCGAATCTGAGCGTCGCCAGTGCGGTGCACAAGACCGCGGGTCGGCCGAACGGCGCACATCTGGTCGCCACGGCGCGGGTGAACGCCTGTCGCGCGGCAGGAATTGTGGCTGAGCTGGCGCATCAGGTGCACGGCGCGATCGGCACGACTCGCGAACACGACCTGCGGCTGGCAACGACCCGATTGTGGTCGTGGCGCGAAGAATTCGGCGGCGAAGCCGAGTGGGCGCGGGTGTTGGGTGACAAGGCGAGCGCCGACGGAGATCCATGGCATCTGGTCACTCGATATGAGGCTCCGTACACCGCCTGA
- a CDS encoding MaoC/PaaZ C-terminal domain-containing protein, whose protein sequence is MTTTETSSLAVGDTVTEQSFGPLTITDIVRYAGASGDMNPLHHDEAAAEAAGFAGIFSIGMFQAGLLATFAVNWLGAENVRRFTTRFKEQVWPGDTLTCTGEIVDVRTGDGGTTVEVELTCTRQTGGVAIEGSAEFRLPA, encoded by the coding sequence ATGACCACGACCGAAACGAGTTCCCTCGCAGTCGGTGACACCGTGACCGAGCAGTCCTTCGGCCCGCTGACGATCACCGACATCGTCCGCTACGCCGGTGCGTCGGGCGACATGAATCCGCTGCATCACGACGAAGCGGCGGCCGAGGCAGCCGGTTTCGCCGGCATCTTCTCCATCGGGATGTTCCAGGCCGGCCTGCTCGCCACCTTCGCGGTGAACTGGCTCGGCGCCGAGAACGTGCGTCGCTTCACCACCCGTTTCAAGGAGCAGGTGTGGCCAGGCGACACGCTGACCTGCACCGGCGAGATCGTCGATGTCCGCACTGGCGATGGCGGCACCACCGTCGAGGTCGAGCTCACCTGCACCCGCCAGACCGGCGGCGTGGCCATCGAGGGCTCGGCCGAATTCCGGCTGCCCGCCTGA
- a CDS encoding FAS1-like dehydratase domain-containing protein has translation MSAEQQVPTFEMSLERGKIGEFAKATMSENPAYWGKNPVIPPTFLTTAGFFWQTAESKAAGAHGLDPKRTLHAEQEYVFHGEPPRAGTELTAATRIADRFTKEGRRGGALTFVKIVTEFRDETGRLVAEQRTTAVETARAPKES, from the coding sequence ATGAGCGCCGAGCAGCAGGTCCCGACGTTCGAGATGTCGCTCGAGCGGGGCAAGATCGGGGAATTCGCCAAGGCGACCATGTCCGAAAACCCTGCCTACTGGGGTAAGAACCCGGTGATCCCGCCGACGTTCCTCACCACCGCCGGATTCTTCTGGCAGACCGCGGAATCCAAGGCTGCCGGTGCGCATGGACTGGATCCGAAGCGGACGTTGCACGCCGAGCAGGAGTACGTCTTCCACGGCGAGCCGCCTCGGGCTGGTACCGAACTGACCGCTGCCACGCGGATCGCCGACCGCTTCACCAAGGAAGGCCGCCGCGGCGGCGCCCTGACCTTCGTGAAGATCGTCACCGAGTTCCGTGACGAGACCGGACGGCTCGTGGCCGAGCAGCGCACGACGGCCGTGGAAACCGCACGCGCCCCGAAGGAGTCGTGA